The window ATTGAACCAAGGGCGTTAGAGTACCCGTTAGGACGAGAGCTGAAGGAAAAGTTCGAGGGTATGGGTATTGAAATAAGAGAAACGACTTCACATAACCAAGTAAGAAATATTCCGGGTAAAAATGACTTGCAAAAGTATCGTAATGCGAAATCAACGCTTGTCGTTGGTGTGAGGAAAACGTTGAAGTTTGATACGTCTAAACCATCTGCAGAGTATGCGATCCCATTTGCGACAGGATGTATGGGGCATTGCCATTATTGCTATCTGCAAACGACAATGGGAAGTAAGCCGTACATTCGAACATATGTGAATGTTGAAGAAATATTAGATCAGGCGGAGCAGTACATGAACGAGCGTGCGCCTGAAATCACGAGATTTGAAGCTTCTTGTACTTCAGATATTGTAGGAATTGACCATTTGACACATACACTAAAGGCAGCGATTGAATACTTCGGCCAGACTGATCTTGGTAAGCTTCGCTTTGTCACCAAATTTCATCATGTCGATCATTTACTTGATGCAAAGCATAATGGCCGAACAAGATTCCGCTTTAGTATCAATGCGGATTATGTCATTAAATATTTCGAACCCGGAACATCACCGTTAGATCAGCGGATTGAAGCAGCTGTCAAGGTCGCAAAAGCAGGCTATCCTCTTGGCTTTATTATTGCCCCAATTTACATTCACGAAGGCTGGCAGGAAGGATATAAAGTTCTTTTTGAAAAGCTCGATGCAGCCCTAACTGAAGATGTCAGGCACGATATCACCTTTGAAATGATTCAGCATCGTTTTACAAAACCAGCGAAGCGTGTGATCCAAAAAAACTATCCGAAATCAAAATTAGAATTGGATGAAGAAAAAAGAAGATACAAATGGGGTAGATATGGAATTGGGAAATATATCTACCAAAAAGATGAGGAACAAGAACTAAGACAGACGTTAGAATCATATATCGATCAGTACTTTCCGTCTGCAAAAATTGAATATTTTACTTAAAGCAAGCCTTTATGGCTTGTTTTTTCTATTTAAATTTTCTTACAACTATTGAATGCGGTACCAATTTTGCCGATATACAAAATAAGATGCGAAAGTAGGATGTAGGGGTGATGAGATGTTTAAGAAACTTCAAGTGAGAATAGCTGTTTTCATCTCAGTTATTTTAATTTTAACCGTCGTGGCCGTTCAAGTGGGTTCCAACATAGTATTAACACCACTCATTGAACGGGATGCA is drawn from Bacillus pumilus and contains these coding sequences:
- the splB gene encoding spore photoproduct lyase encodes the protein MIKPFVPQLVYIEPRALEYPLGRELKEKFEGMGIEIRETTSHNQVRNIPGKNDLQKYRNAKSTLVVGVRKTLKFDTSKPSAEYAIPFATGCMGHCHYCYLQTTMGSKPYIRTYVNVEEILDQAEQYMNERAPEITRFEASCTSDIVGIDHLTHTLKAAIEYFGQTDLGKLRFVTKFHHVDHLLDAKHNGRTRFRFSINADYVIKYFEPGTSPLDQRIEAAVKVAKAGYPLGFIIAPIYIHEGWQEGYKVLFEKLDAALTEDVRHDITFEMIQHRFTKPAKRVIQKNYPKSKLELDEEKRRYKWGRYGIGKYIYQKDEEQELRQTLESYIDQYFPSAKIEYFT